The Camelina sativa cultivar DH55 chromosome 14, Cs, whole genome shotgun sequence genome includes a window with the following:
- the LOC104740519 gene encoding uncharacterized protein LOC104740519, with translation MGGDGGVVGFVGLDSFNFELASSLLRSGFKVQAFEISTELVEKFTVLGGHKCDSPADVGKGAAAVVVLLSHPDQIQDVIFGDEGVMKGLQKGAVLLLSSTISPLHLQNLEKQLTEDREQIFVVDAYVLKGMSELLDGKLMIIASGRSDSITRAQPYLTAMCQKLYTFEGEIGAGSKVKMVNELLEGIHLVAAVEAISLGSQAGVHPWILYDIISNAAGNSWIYKNHIPLLLKDDIEGRFLDVLSQNLGIVEDKAKSLPFPVPLLAVGRQQLIHGISQMQGDDTTTSLEIWEKVHGVGILEAANRELYKPEDLAKEIVSQAKPVNRIGFIGLGAMGFGMAAHLLKSKFSVRGYDVYKPTLVRFESAGGLVANSPAEVTKDVDVLVIMVTNEVQAEDVLYGHLGAVKGIPSGATVVLASTVSPAFVSQLERRLENEGKDLKLVDSPVSGGVKRAAMGELTIMASGTDEALKSAGLVLSALSEKLYVIKGGCGAGSGVKMVNQLLAGVHIASAAEAMAFGARLGLNTRKLFDVISNSGGTSWMFENRVPHMLDNDYTPYSALDIFVKDLGIVTREGSSRKVPLHISTVAHQLFVAGSAAGWGRIDDAGVVKVYETLAGIKVEGRLPVLKKQDLLKSLPSEWPIDPTADIHRLNMGNSKTLVVLDDDPTGTQTVHDVEVLTEWSVESISEQFRKKPACFFILTNSRSLSSEKASALIKDICSNLCAASKEVGNADYTIVLRGDSTLRGHFPQEADAAVSVLGEMDAWIICPFFLQGGRYTIDDVHYVADSDSLVPAGETEFAKDASFGYKSSNLREWVEEKTAGGIPANSVQSISIQLLRKGGPDAVCEFLCNLKKGSACIVNAASERDMAVFAAGMIQAELKGRSFLCRTAASFVSALLGIIPKDPVLPKDFASDKESSGALIVVGSYVPKTTKQVEELQSQHKQNLRSIEISVEKVALKSSEVRDEEIRRAIQMADAFLRAGRETLIMSSRELITGKTSSESLDINSKVSSALVEVVSQITTRPRYILAKGGITSSDTATKALKARRALVIGQALAGVPVWKLGPESRHPGVPYIVFPGNVGNSTALAEVVKSWSVVAGRSTKELLLKAEKGGYAVGAFNVYNLEGVEAVVAAAEEENSPAILQVHPGAFKQGGIPLVSCCISAAEQARVPISVHFDHGTTKHELLEALELGFDSVMVDGSHLSFTENLSYTKSITELARFKKIMVEAELGRLSGTEDGLTVEDYEAKLTNVHQAQEFMETGIDALAVCIGNVHGKYPESGPNLKLDLLKELHAISSKKDVVLVLHGASGLSEKLIKECIENGVRKFNVNTEVRKAYMEALSSGKKTDLVDVMSATKAAMKAVIVDKIRLFGSSGKA, from the exons ATGGGAGGTGATGGTGGCGTTGTTGGGTTTGTTGGTCTTGATTCTTTCAACTTCGAGttagcttcttctcttcttcgttctGGGTTTAAGGTTCAAGCATTCGAG ATAAGTACAGAATTGGTGGAGAAGTTCACTGTATTGGGAGGACACAAATGTGACAGCCCTGCAGATGTTGGGAAAG GTGCAGCAGCCGTGGTTGTTTTACTATCCCACCCTGACCAAATTCAAGATGTTATTTTTGGTGATGAGGGTGTTATGAAAG GTCTACAGAAGGGCGCTGTATTGCTTTTGTCTTCAACAATATCGCCTTTGCACCTCCAGAACCTAGAGAAACAACTTACAG AGGATAGAGAACAGATTTTTGTAGTCGATGCCTATGTTTTAAAAGGGATGTCTGAGCTTCTTGATGGAAAACTAATG ATAATAGCATCTGGAAGATCAGATTCGATCACAAGAGCACAACCCTATCTAACTG CAATGTGTCAGAAGCTTTACACATTTGAGGGAGAAATTGGTGCTGGAAG TAAGGTTAAAATGGTGAATGAGCTGCTTGAGGGCATTCATCTTGTTGCTGCCGTGGAGGCTATATCTTTAGGTTCTCAGGCGGGTGTGCATCCGTGGATACTGTACGACATCATTTCCAATGCTGCTGGAAATTCATG GATTTACAAAAATCATATTCCGTTGTTGCTAAAAGATGATATAGAGGGTCGTTTCCTGGATGTTCTCTCTCAGAATCTG GGCATTGTTGAAGATAAAGCCAAATCGCTCCCATTTCCTGTCCCACTTTTAGCAGTTGGACGCCAACAACTAATCCATG GAATATCACAGATGCAGGGAGATGATACAACTACTTCATTGGAG ATCTGGGAAAAAGTACATGGTGTTGGCATATTAGAAGCAGCCAATAGAGAACTTTACAAGCCAGAGGATTTGGCCAAAGAAATTGTCTCTCAAGCAAAGCCTGTGAATAGAATTGGTTTTATTGGTCTTGGAGCAATGGGTTTTGGAATGGCAGCACACCtgttgaaatcaaaattttctgtCCGTGGTTATGAC GTATACAAGCCAACGCTTGTCAGATTTGAGAGTGCTGGGGGACTGGTGGCAAATTCTCCAGCTGAGGTGACAAAAG ATGTAGATGTTCTTGTAATTATGGTAACAAACGAGGTTCAGGCTGAGGATGTCCTGTACGGACATCTTGGCGCGGTTAAAG GTATTCCATCTGGAGCAACTGTTGTACTTGCGTCAACAGTTTCTCCGGCATTTGTTAGCCAACTTGAAAGGCGTCTAGAAA ATGAGGGAAAGGACCTAAAGCTGGTTGATTCTCCTGTATCTGGTGGTGTGAAGAGGGCTGCCATGGGGGAACTTACG ATAATGGCTTCAGGTACTGATGAAGCACTTAAGTCTGCGGGACTTGTGTTATCAG CATTAAGTGAGAAGCTCTACGTGATTAAAGGAGGTTGTGGGGCAGGAAG TGGTGTAAAAATGGTCAATCAATTGCTTGCGGGAGTTCATATTGCATCAGCTGCCGAGGCCATGGCATTCGGAGCTCGGTTAGGTCTGAATACTCGAAAGCTATTCGATGTTATTTCCAACAGCGGTGGAACATCTTG GATGTTTGAAAATCGTGTTCCGCACATGCTGGATAATGATTATACTCCATATTCTgctcttgatatttttgttaagGATTTG GGAATTGTTACCCGAGAAGGTTCATCCCGAAAAGTTCCACTCCATATATCAACAGTGGCACACCAGCTATTTGTAGCTG GCTCTGCTGCGGGCTGGGGACGAATAGATGACGCTGGAGTGGTGAAG gtATATGAAACCCTTGCTGGGATTAAAGTCGAAGGGCGACTTCCTGTTCTGAAAAAACAAGACCTACTGAAATCTCTTCCATCTGAATGGCCTATTGACCCTACAGCTGACATACATAGACTAAACATGGGAAACTCGAAGACACTggttgttcttgatgatgatccAACCGGGACACAAACTGTTCATGACGTAGAGGTTTTAACCGAATG GAGTGTTGAATCGATTTCTGAGCAGTTCAGAAAAAAGCCTGCATGCTTCTTCATCTTGACAAATTCAAGGTCATTGAGCTCTGAGAAG GCTAGTGCGTTGATCAAAGACATCTGTTCCAACCTATGTGCTGCATCAAAAGAAGTTGGCAACGCTGACTACACAATTGTTCTGAGGGGTGATTCAACATTACGTGGTCATTTTCCTCAG GAAGCAGATGCTGCTGTCTCAGTACTTGGGGAAATGGATGCATGGATTATTTGCCCCTTCTTCCTTCAAGGAGGGCGTTATACTATTGATGATGTGCATTATGTTGCAGATTCTGATAG TCTCGTTCCTGCAGGAGAGACTGAGTTTGCTAAAGATGCATCCTTTGGATATAAATCCTCAAATCTGCGTGAG TGGGTTGAGGAGAAAACAGCTGGCGGCATTCCTGCTAACAGCGTTCAGTCCATCTCAATCCAGCTTTTAAGAAAAGGTGGCCCTGATGCAGTGTGTGAGTTCTTATGCAATTTAAAGAAG GGGTCTGCATGTATTGTCAACGCAGCTAGTGAAAGAGACATGGCTGTATTTGCAGCAGGGATGATCCAG GCAGAACTGAAAGGGAGATCCTTTTTATGCCGCACTGCTGCTAGCTTCGTGTCTGCTCTATTAGGGATTATTCCAAAAGATCCTGTTTTGCCAAAAGATTTTGCATCTGACAAAGAAAGCAGTGGTGCACTAATAGTTGTAGGCTCATATGTACCGAAAACAACAAAGCAG GTTGAGGAACTTCAATCACAACATAAGCAGAATTTAAGGAGCATCGAG ATCTCTGTAGAAAAAGTTGCTCTTAAATCTTCCGaagtgagagatgaagaaatCAGAAGAGCAATTCAGATGGCCGATGCTTTCCTTCGGGCTGGCAGGGAGACTCTAATTATGAGCAGTCGTGAACTCATAACTGGGAAAA CATCTTCGGAAAGTCTTGATATTAACAGCAAAGTGAGCTCCGCTTTGGTTGAAGTAGTGAGCCAGATAACTACCAGACCTCGTTATATTCTTGCTAAG GGTGGAATTACGTCATCAGACACAGCAACAAAAGCACTTAAAGCAAGACGTGCACTTGTGATTGGTCAAGCCCTTGCTGGTGTTCCAGTATGGAAGTTAGGTCCAGAAAGTAGACATCCTGGAGTCCCCTACATTGTATTCCCAG GTAATGTTGGCAACAGCACAGCTCTTGCAGAAGTTGTGAAGTCCTGGTCAGTTGTAGCTGGACGGTCGACAAAAGAGCTGCTTCTT AAAGCAGAAAAAGGTGGATATGCGGTTGGTGCATTTAATGTGTATAACCTGGAAGGAGTCGAAGCTGTTGTAGCAGCTGCAGAGGAAGAAAACAGTCCTGCCATATTGCAG GTCCATCCGGGTGCCTTCAAGCAAGGAGGCATTCCGTTGGTTTCATGTTGCATCTCCGCAGCTGAACAAGCCAGG GTTCCAATATCCGTACACTTTGACCATGGAACTACAAAGCATGAGCTATTAGAAGCTCTTGAGCTA GGATTTGATTCAGTGATGGTAGATGGTTCTCATCTTTCCTTCACCGAAAATTTATCATACACAAAATCCATAACAGAGTTGGcccgttttaaaaaaattatggtggAAGCTGAACTAGGTCGACTCTCAGGAACAGAGGATGGCTTGACTGTGGAAGACTATGAAGCAAAGCTCACCAACGTTCATCAG GCTCAGGAATTTATGGAAACTGGTATCGATGCTTTGGCTGTGTGTATAGGAAATGTCCATGGAAAATACCCCGAGTCCGGTCCAAACCTCAAGCTTGACTTACTTAAG GAACTGCACGCCATAAGCTCAAAGAAAGACGTCGTTCTTGTTCTTCACGGAGCTTCCGGTTTGTCTGAGAAGCTTATCAAG GAATGCATTGAGAATGGAGTGAGGAAGTTCAACGTGAACACAGAAGTAAGAAAGGCTTACATGGAAGCTCTTAGCTCCGGGAAGAAGACTGACCTTGTCGATGTCATGTCGGCAACAAAAGCAGCCATGAAAGCTGTGATCGTTGATAAGATCCGTCTCTTTGGCTCTTCCGGAAAAGCTTGA
- the LOC104740520 gene encoding protein YLS3-like: protein MEVVRFAVAVFLVVCSVTSSNAATTPTPPSGGAGGGDAHALPCIQKLMPCQPYLHSVSPPPPPSCCMPLREIVDSDVMCLCSVFNNVDMLKSLNLTKENALVLPNACGAKADVSQCKNSAGGTTPSSSSTPPATPKTPPASFTGSGSTGDSASSTTKSTSSALAINFAGLISFASAVVATLFF from the exons atggaGGTTGTTAGATTCGCCGTCGCCGTCTTTCTTGTAGTTTGCTCCGTTACGTCTTCTAACGCCGCGACTACACCTACACCACCTAGCGGTGGTGCTGGAGGAGGAGACGCGCACGCATTGCCGTGTATACAGAAACTGATGCCTTGTCAGCCGTATCTTCACTCGGTGAGTCCCCCGCCTCCTCCGTCGTGCTGCATGCCGTTGAGGGAGATCGTCGACAGTGACGTGATGTGTCTCTGCTCCGTCTTCAACAACGTCGATATGCTCAAATCGCTTAACCTCACTAAAGAAAACGCTCTCGTTCTCCCCAACGCTTGTGGCGCCAAAGCTGACGTGTCTCAATGCAAAAACAGCGCCGGTG GTACTACTCCGTCTTCGTCTTCGACACCGCCGGCAACCCCGAAAACTCCTCCGGCATCTTTCACCG GAAGCGGTTCCACCGGAGATTCAGCTTCTTCGACGACCAAATCAACAAGCTCAGCTCTGGCCATCAACTTCGCGGGACTAATTAGCTTTGCATCGGCTGTCGTGGCAACACTCTTCTTCTGA